In a genomic window of Candidatus Palauibacter polyketidifaciens:
- the tsaE gene encoding tRNA (adenosine(37)-N6)-threonylcarbamoyltransferase complex ATPase subunit type 1 TsaE, whose protein sequence is MRSAVLDEAGLARWGREVGAVADREEVFVALTGPLGAGKTRFTQAACAGAGVDEAVTSPTYTLVHWYAGDRGPVGHADLYRLGDPSELLALGWEELEAHPGAVFVEWAERAGEELPVDRWEVRLEFAEGADAADGAAGSATGVLRRVTARGLGRVPPVPDPGLYAGGEEASAC, encoded by the coding sequence ATGAGGAGTGCCGTGCTGGACGAGGCGGGGCTCGCGCGCTGGGGGCGGGAGGTCGGCGCGGTCGCGGATCGCGAGGAGGTCTTCGTCGCGCTCACCGGACCGCTCGGCGCCGGGAAGACGCGGTTCACACAGGCGGCCTGTGCCGGAGCGGGCGTGGACGAAGCCGTGACAAGCCCGACCTACACGCTCGTCCACTGGTACGCCGGCGACCGGGGTCCGGTCGGGCACGCGGATCTGTACCGTCTCGGCGATCCGTCCGAACTCCTCGCCCTCGGGTGGGAGGAACTCGAAGCCCACCCGGGAGCGGTCTTCGTCGAGTGGGCCGAGCGTGCCGGGGAGGAGCTTCCGGTCGACCGCTGGGAAGTTCGGCTTGAGTTCGCCGAGGGGGCGGACGCGGCGGATGGGGCCGCCGGGAGCGCCACGGGTGTGCTGCGCCGGGTGACCGCGCGCGGGCTGGGCCGGGTGCCGCCGGTCCCCGATCCGGGTCTGTACGCCGGCGGGGAGGAGGCGTCCGCGTGCTGA
- a CDS encoding MotA/TolQ/ExbB proton channel family protein translates to MAGVGIGVGGGLELVQDLSARVIDSPLDMILGATLPTKVILTVLAAFSLVSWVLIIWKFRELRAVNARADDFVFAMAGANGLVDLNDALSELDDSPFRRVFREGIAFFSELRPGALETTHVGDGLSPTQLEALWLVLEKSLSEEKDELAHGLPWLAIIGSVSPLLGLMGTVVGVMNSFIGITSQGSANIAAVAPGIAEALTTTVAGLAVAIPAVIAYNHYASRLRLFVGELEGFASEFVGTLAREGRL, encoded by the coding sequence ATGGCGGGGGTCGGGATCGGGGTCGGAGGGGGCCTGGAACTTGTGCAGGACCTTTCTGCTCGCGTGATCGATTCCCCCCTCGACATGATCCTGGGCGCGACTCTGCCGACGAAGGTCATCCTCACCGTGCTCGCCGCCTTCTCGCTCGTGTCCTGGGTCCTCATCATCTGGAAGTTCCGCGAGTTGCGCGCCGTGAACGCGCGGGCGGATGACTTCGTGTTCGCGATGGCCGGGGCCAACGGGCTCGTGGATCTCAACGACGCGCTGTCGGAGCTGGACGATTCCCCCTTCAGACGGGTGTTCCGCGAGGGGATCGCCTTCTTCTCCGAACTGCGGCCGGGCGCGCTCGAGACCACGCACGTCGGGGATGGTTTGAGCCCTACGCAGCTCGAAGCGCTGTGGCTGGTGCTCGAGAAGAGCCTCTCGGAGGAGAAGGACGAACTTGCGCACGGGCTGCCCTGGCTCGCGATCATCGGCTCCGTGAGTCCTCTCCTCGGCCTCATGGGGACCGTCGTGGGCGTGATGAACTCGTTCATCGGGATCACGTCGCAGGGGTCCGCGAACATCGCGGCGGTCGCGCCGGGCATCGCCGAAGCACTCACGACCACGGTCGCGGGGTTGGCCGTCGCGATTCCCGCGGTCATAGCGTACAACCACTACGCCTCCCGCCTGCGTCTGTTCGTGGGAGAGCTGGAGGGATTCGCGAGCGAGTTCGTGGGGACGCTCGCGCGCGAGGGTCGCCTGTGA
- a CDS encoding biopolymer transporter ExbD codes for MKRRFTQQADGIGVVAEINVTSLVDVAFTLLIIFMITAPILQGGIEIDLPEGISAPLSASDALVVSIDADGQIYLDDVPVTLEEFDATLALALDRFESDAVYLKADGDLALRQATRVMGRIQEAGGVLNMVTDPDPSLRRP; via the coding sequence ATGAAAAGGCGCTTTACGCAGCAGGCCGACGGTATCGGCGTCGTGGCGGAGATCAACGTCACGAGCCTCGTTGACGTCGCGTTCACCCTCCTCATCATCTTCATGATCACGGCGCCCATTCTCCAGGGCGGCATCGAAATCGACCTCCCGGAGGGCATCTCCGCGCCTCTCAGCGCCTCCGATGCGCTCGTGGTCTCGATCGACGCGGACGGGCAGATCTACTTGGATGACGTGCCGGTGACGCTGGAGGAGTTCGACGCTACGCTCGCGTTGGCGCTCGATCGCTTCGAGTCGGATGCGGTGTACCTGAAGGCGGATGGCGACCTCGCCCTTCGGCAGGCGACCCGGGTGATGGGTCGGATTCAGGAGGCCGGAGGCGTATTGAACATGGTCACGGACCCGGACCCGAGCCTTCGCCGCCCATGA
- the hemA gene encoding glutamyl-tRNA reductase → MRTISPSEARGAATAGSDALVAVGLSHRTAPIDVRERFALGERRRTEWVENLTARPGVSECVVLSTCNRTECYLAGSDAETLDRLGREALCEVSGLGAEGDSYLATLEGARAVRHLFRVTGGLESLIVGEPQIQGQVRGAYRDGRPMVGPVLHRLFQSALEVGGRVRADTSIASGVTSIPGAAVDLARKVFGSLDDRSVLVLGTGEMGRLTVQCLKRGGARRVFLASRDPVRAERVSRPLDALPMRRSAALEALDRVDLVVACTESEAAFLRAEHLRGPRSGRARLVILDIAVPRNVDPRVAGISDVFLYNIDDLRQVVDRARAAREYERECAETIIERHVAKYRAWRRSRRADPAVRALRDTARRLVADAVAARAPDPDDADEALRLASHAALNKVLHGPTRAIRWLAERSDGEECLRRVEPWLGEETREVRGEKWGESG, encoded by the coding sequence GTGAGGACGATCTCCCCTTCTGAGGCACGCGGAGCCGCGACCGCCGGATCCGACGCGCTCGTCGCGGTCGGACTCAGCCACCGGACCGCCCCCATCGACGTCCGGGAGCGTTTCGCACTCGGTGAACGGCGACGAACCGAGTGGGTCGAGAATCTGACGGCCAGGCCGGGCGTCTCGGAGTGCGTCGTGCTTTCCACCTGCAACCGGACGGAGTGCTACCTGGCGGGAAGCGATGCGGAAACGCTCGACCGCCTCGGGCGCGAGGCGCTGTGCGAGGTGTCGGGCCTGGGGGCCGAGGGAGATTCATACCTCGCAACGCTTGAGGGGGCGCGCGCCGTCCGCCACCTGTTCCGCGTCACCGGCGGACTGGAATCCCTCATCGTCGGCGAACCGCAGATTCAGGGCCAGGTCCGCGGAGCCTATCGGGATGGGCGTCCCATGGTGGGGCCCGTGCTGCATCGCCTGTTCCAGTCGGCCCTCGAGGTCGGCGGGCGCGTGCGGGCCGACACGTCGATCGCGAGCGGCGTGACCTCGATCCCCGGCGCGGCGGTCGATCTCGCCCGGAAGGTGTTCGGCTCACTCGACGACCGCAGCGTACTCGTGCTCGGGACCGGCGAGATGGGAAGACTCACGGTGCAGTGCCTGAAGCGGGGGGGGGCAAGGCGTGTCTTTCTCGCGAGCCGCGACCCGGTCCGGGCCGAGCGCGTGAGCCGGCCCCTCGATGCGCTCCCGATGCGAAGGAGCGCGGCGCTCGAGGCGCTGGATCGCGTGGATCTCGTCGTCGCCTGCACGGAGTCGGAGGCGGCCTTCCTCCGCGCGGAGCACCTCCGCGGCCCGCGAAGCGGGCGCGCGCGGCTCGTGATCCTCGACATCGCCGTGCCCCGCAATGTCGATCCGCGTGTGGCCGGGATCTCCGATGTGTTCCTGTACAATATCGACGACCTGAGGCAGGTCGTGGATCGGGCGCGGGCGGCCCGAGAGTACGAGCGCGAGTGCGCGGAGACGATCATCGAGCGACACGTCGCGAAATACCGGGCCTGGCGTCGAAGTCGTCGCGCGGACCCGGCCGTGCGGGCGCTGAGGGACACCGCTCGCCGTCTCGTCGCCGATGCCGTCGCCGCCCGCGCCCCGGATCCCGACGACGCCGACGAAGCTCTGCGGCTGGCGAGTCACGCGGCGCTCAACAAGGTTCTGCACGGGCCGACACGCGCCATCCGGTGGCTCGCCGAACGGTCTGACGGCGAGGAGTGTCTGCGTCGGGTGGAACCATGGCTCGGCGAGGAAACGAGGGAAGTGAGGGGAGAGAAGTGGGGGGAGAGCGGATGA
- a CDS encoding bifunctional (p)ppGpp synthetase/guanosine-3',5'-bis(diphosphate) 3'-pyrophosphohydrolase, producing MESSLKREVDRAAPGAGPRSLLPEDFMKAIEGYEARLDLDLLALAFQYSLEKHEGQKRRSGEDYIRHCVEVAKILIEIRLDTVSIAASLLHDVVEDTDTTVDEIRTEFGEEIAIIVDGLTKISLFAFGSMAERQVETYRKLLLSMARDARVIMVKLADRLHNMRTLEHMPAGARERIALETREIYAPLAHRLGVARLKWELEDLAFKFLEPEGYRKLVKEVNATRGEREGLIRRMEEPLRAELDAAGVGCEVTGRPKHLWSIYGKMVKRDKPYEEVYDTLAMRIIVDSVRDCYHALGIVHNKWTPLTERFHDFIATPKSNMYQSLHTTIFGPGGALYEIQIRTDEMHRTAEYGIAAHWRYKEGRSGDDVDDELAWFRQVLEWQQETREPEEFMEFLRIDLFQDEIFVFTPAGDVKQLPKGATPIDFAFAVHTEVGLRCKGAKVNERIAPLSRPLRNGDTVHILTSDSQTPSRDWLGFVRSSKARHEIRQWIRDEEQESALQLGKDIVQREWRRRRRGKVDEAALRAACDTLGYEGSDALYAAAGRGDVGLTRVMRAILPEVIPEVPQKSPSPLHKLVDKVWGGGGQGIRIQGMENLMVRYSQCCQPVPGDRVIGYITRGRGVSIHRQDCPNVLNLSNAPERRVEIEWQAHGERRFLIRIVMEGTDRHGLFADIARAVSDTGTNIQSADIKGVEGGMRGQFVVEVENLTHLQKVMRKVQGVKGVISVERKESFGESGLTIE from the coding sequence GTGGAGAGCAGCCTCAAGCGGGAAGTGGACCGGGCCGCGCCGGGAGCGGGCCCGCGCTCGCTGCTGCCCGAGGACTTCATGAAGGCGATCGAGGGCTACGAGGCCCGCCTCGACCTCGATCTGCTCGCACTTGCGTTCCAGTACAGCCTGGAGAAGCACGAGGGCCAGAAGCGCCGCTCTGGCGAGGATTACATCCGCCACTGCGTGGAAGTCGCCAAGATCCTCATCGAGATCCGCCTCGACACCGTGAGCATCGCCGCTTCGCTCCTCCACGATGTGGTGGAGGACACGGATACGACCGTGGACGAGATCCGGACGGAGTTCGGCGAGGAAATCGCCATCATCGTGGACGGTCTTACGAAGATCTCGCTGTTCGCGTTCGGCTCCATGGCGGAACGCCAGGTCGAGACCTACCGCAAACTCCTCCTCTCCATGGCCCGCGACGCGCGCGTGATCATGGTCAAGCTCGCGGACCGTCTCCACAACATGCGGACGCTGGAGCACATGCCGGCGGGCGCCCGCGAGCGGATCGCGCTCGAAACCCGGGAGATCTACGCGCCGCTCGCCCACCGCCTCGGGGTGGCCCGCCTCAAGTGGGAGCTCGAAGATCTCGCCTTCAAGTTCCTGGAGCCCGAGGGGTACAGAAAGCTCGTGAAGGAAGTCAACGCCACGCGGGGCGAGCGCGAGGGACTGATCCGACGCATGGAGGAGCCGCTCCGGGCCGAACTGGACGCCGCCGGCGTCGGTTGCGAAGTCACGGGGCGCCCCAAGCACCTCTGGTCCATCTACGGCAAGATGGTGAAGCGCGACAAGCCGTACGAAGAGGTCTACGATACGCTGGCGATGCGGATCATCGTGGACTCCGTGCGCGACTGCTACCACGCCCTCGGCATCGTGCACAACAAGTGGACGCCGCTCACCGAGCGCTTCCACGACTTCATCGCCACGCCGAAGTCGAACATGTACCAGAGCCTGCACACGACGATCTTCGGCCCCGGCGGCGCGCTGTACGAGATCCAGATCCGCACGGACGAGATGCACCGCACCGCCGAGTACGGGATCGCGGCGCACTGGCGCTACAAGGAGGGACGGTCCGGAGATGACGTCGACGACGAACTCGCGTGGTTCCGGCAGGTACTCGAATGGCAGCAGGAGACGCGCGAGCCGGAGGAGTTCATGGAGTTCCTCCGCATCGACCTGTTCCAGGACGAGATCTTCGTCTTCACTCCGGCGGGAGACGTCAAGCAGTTGCCGAAAGGGGCCACGCCCATCGACTTCGCCTTCGCCGTGCACACCGAGGTCGGGCTGCGCTGCAAGGGGGCGAAAGTGAACGAACGGATCGCCCCGCTCAGCCGTCCGCTCCGGAACGGGGACACCGTGCACATCCTCACCTCCGATTCGCAGACGCCGAGCCGGGACTGGCTGGGCTTCGTGCGGAGCAGCAAGGCCCGCCACGAGATCCGGCAGTGGATCCGGGATGAAGAGCAGGAGTCCGCGCTCCAGTTGGGGAAGGACATCGTTCAACGGGAGTGGAGGCGCCGCCGTCGGGGGAAGGTGGATGAAGCGGCTCTCAGGGCGGCGTGCGATACGCTGGGATACGAAGGATCGGATGCCCTCTATGCGGCGGCCGGCCGGGGGGACGTGGGGCTCACGCGCGTAATGCGGGCCATCCTCCCCGAGGTCATCCCGGAGGTGCCGCAGAAGAGTCCGAGTCCGCTCCACAAGCTCGTGGACAAGGTCTGGGGCGGAGGCGGGCAGGGGATCCGGATCCAGGGGATGGAGAACCTGATGGTCCGGTACTCGCAGTGTTGCCAGCCGGTCCCCGGCGACCGGGTCATCGGCTATATCACCCGGGGCCGCGGCGTTTCGATCCACAGGCAGGACTGTCCGAACGTCCTGAACCTCTCCAACGCTCCCGAGCGCCGGGTGGAGATCGAGTGGCAGGCGCACGGGGAGCGCCGGTTCCTGATCCGCATCGTCATGGAGGGGACGGACCGCCACGGTCTGTTCGCGGACATCGCGCGCGCGGTCAGCGACACCGGTACGAACATTCAGTCGGCCGACATCAAGGGGGTCGAGGGAGGGATGCGCGGGCAGTTCGTCGTCGAAGTCGAGAACCTGACGCATCTGCAGAAAGTCATGCGCAAGGTTCAGGGCGTGAAGGGCGTAATCTCCGTCGAACGGAAGGAGTCCTTCGGGGAGAGCGGCCTCACCATCGAGTGA
- a CDS encoding TonB C-terminal domain-containing protein, with product MYGSLLVHGGLIVLVLFGDAAIRPPEMPAAVRVNMVEFAPEDAPIRVDPSPPEVAEEENRPPPPEPTPDPVPQVETPTVEAEVEVEREPEPEPARTEEVGEEVRTIRIAGEASAWPEYSENIIRQIQRRWRPPVGARELRAEVYFIIHRDGRVTGFEWVARSGSLIFDTQAMGAVESAGRDRAFGPLPDDFPADALAVSFFFDPSDR from the coding sequence GTGTACGGCTCGCTCCTGGTCCACGGGGGTCTCATCGTTCTCGTCCTGTTCGGCGACGCGGCGATACGCCCGCCCGAAATGCCTGCGGCGGTGCGGGTGAACATGGTCGAGTTCGCTCCGGAGGATGCGCCGATCCGCGTCGATCCGTCGCCGCCCGAGGTCGCGGAAGAGGAGAACCGGCCGCCTCCCCCGGAACCGACGCCCGACCCGGTGCCGCAGGTGGAAACGCCCACCGTGGAGGCCGAGGTCGAGGTCGAACGCGAGCCGGAGCCGGAACCCGCGCGGACCGAGGAGGTCGGCGAGGAAGTGCGCACGATCCGGATCGCCGGCGAAGCCTCGGCCTGGCCCGAATACAGCGAGAACATCATCCGCCAGATTCAGCGCCGCTGGCGGCCCCCCGTCGGAGCCCGCGAGCTTCGGGCCGAGGTCTACTTCATCATCCACCGGGACGGCCGGGTGACGGGATTCGAGTGGGTGGCGAGGTCCGGGAGCCTGATCTTCGATACCCAGGCGATGGGGGCCGTGGAGTCCGCCGGCCGCGACCGGGCCTTCGGCCCGCTTCCCGACGACTTTCCGGCCGACGCGCTCGCCGTCTCGTTCTTCTTCGATCCGAGCGACCGCTGA
- the ssb gene encoding single-stranded DNA-binding protein — protein MARSLNKATLIGNLGADPEVRSTNTGTRVATLSVATSRRWTTRAGDQQEKTEWHRVVCWDRLAEICEQYLRKGDRVYVEGRIEYRQWEGQDGQTRYTTEIRALEMIMLGSSGGGGESYSTTEPRQERSDFSEFSNRSVAGEDDLPF, from the coding sequence ATGGCGCGCAGTCTGAACAAGGCGACACTCATCGGAAACCTGGGTGCGGACCCGGAAGTGCGGTCGACGAACACGGGTACGCGGGTGGCGACGCTCTCCGTCGCGACCAGCCGCCGTTGGACGACTCGCGCCGGCGACCAGCAGGAAAAGACGGAGTGGCATCGAGTCGTCTGCTGGGACCGTCTTGCCGAGATCTGTGAGCAATACCTGCGCAAGGGCGACCGGGTCTACGTGGAAGGCCGGATCGAGTACCGGCAGTGGGAGGGACAGGACGGCCAGACGCGGTATACGACGGAGATCCGCGCGCTCGAAATGATCATGCTCGGGAGCAGCGGTGGCGGCGGAGAGAGCTATTCGACGACGGAGCCGCGGCAGGAGCGTTCCGATTTCTCCGAGTTTTCCAACCGGTCCGTCGCGGGTGAGGACGATCTCCCCTTCTGA
- the tsaB gene encoding tRNA (adenosine(37)-N6)-threonylcarbamoyltransferase complex dimerization subunit type 1 TsaB — protein sequence MLSLALETSTSLGSIAVGRGDTLISECALAVRATHSETVLDEVERMLARARIGVDGIERVIIGAGPGSFTGVRIAASLAKGWCHARGVPLFAYSSLRSVAASAGRDRVCALFDARRGEVYGAAWANGPLEAPIRGPEACDIDRWVEGLEDPGSWFFAGEGAIRHRARIEARGGGVLPPFLGVPRAGALLWLAERLPAGRVADIDAWEPRYVRSSGAERQVGRHGGSR from the coding sequence GTGCTGAGTCTGGCGCTCGAGACGAGTACGAGCCTCGGCAGCATCGCCGTGGGCCGCGGCGACACCCTGATTTCCGAGTGCGCGCTGGCCGTCCGCGCGACGCACTCGGAGACCGTGCTCGACGAGGTAGAGCGCATGCTCGCGCGTGCCCGGATCGGCGTCGACGGCATCGAACGCGTGATCATCGGGGCGGGGCCCGGCTCCTTCACCGGCGTGCGGATCGCGGCTTCGCTCGCGAAGGGCTGGTGTCACGCGAGAGGTGTGCCCCTCTTCGCCTATTCGAGCCTTCGCTCCGTCGCCGCCTCCGCGGGGCGTGACCGCGTTTGCGCACTCTTCGACGCCCGGCGGGGCGAGGTGTACGGGGCCGCCTGGGCCAACGGGCCGCTGGAGGCCCCGATCCGCGGGCCGGAGGCGTGCGACATCGATCGCTGGGTCGAGGGGCTGGAGGATCCCGGGTCGTGGTTCTTCGCCGGGGAGGGTGCGATCCGGCACCGCGCCAGGATCGAGGCTCGCGGCGGAGGTGTGCTCCCCCCGTTTCTCGGCGTGCCGCGCGCGGGCGCGCTCCTGTGGCTGGCCGAGAGGCTCCCGGCCGGCCGGGTCGCGGACATCGACGCGTGGGAACCCCGATATGTCCGGAGTTCCGGAGCCGAACGCCAGGTCGGGCGCCATGGCGGATCCCGGTAG
- the rimI gene encoding ribosomal protein S18-alanine N-acetyltransferase — MADPGRRTLRIRPLIEADLGQVTAIEEACFATPWSERTFRNLLRRRDAVLLSAVYEEARIAGYAAVWFVGREAELGDLAVAPSDRRRGIGGELVDAVLGEARTRGVVRIFLEVREGNRSAQGLYRSRGFEIVGRRRGYYAGPKEDALVMRRLLVR, encoded by the coding sequence ATGGCGGATCCCGGTAGGCGGACTCTTCGCATCCGGCCGCTTATCGAGGCGGATCTGGGGCAGGTGACGGCGATCGAAGAGGCCTGCTTCGCCACTCCATGGTCCGAACGGACGTTCAGAAACCTGCTGCGGCGCCGGGACGCGGTTCTCCTCTCCGCCGTGTACGAAGAGGCGCGCATCGCGGGATACGCCGCCGTGTGGTTCGTCGGGCGGGAGGCGGAACTGGGGGATCTCGCCGTGGCCCCGAGCGACCGCCGGCGCGGGATCGGGGGCGAATTGGTGGACGCGGTTCTCGGCGAAGCGCGGACCCGGGGCGTCGTCCGCATCTTCCTCGAAGTACGGGAAGGGAACCGAAGCGCGCAGGGTCTCTACCGAAGCCGGGGATTCGAGATCGTCGGACGGCGTCGCGGATACTATGCGGGTCCGAAGGAGGACGCTCTCGTCATGCGCCGCTTGCTGGTCCGTTGA
- the uvrB gene encoding excinuclease ABC subunit UvrB produces MPRFDLQLPFEPMGDQPTAIRELAEGVRRGDEWQTLLGVTGSGKTVTLAAMIAEVNRPTLVMSHNKTLAAQLYGELRQFFPRNAVEYFISYYDYYQPEAYVPATDTFIEKDASINEDIDRLRLRATSALMERRDVIVVASVSAIYGLGDPAGYRELMLTLREGQDISRREILSGLVQIQYSRNDLDFVRGTFRVRGDVIEILPAYEEQGVRVEMWGDAIERISKIDPMTGVTITRLPETSIFPATHYATLGHRLEEARHAIYVELEERLLHLRQDGRLLEAQRLEQRTRFDLEMLTEVGFCPGIENYSRHLDGRAPGSRPYCLLDYFPEDYVVVVDESHVSIPQIGGMYEGDRSRKTTLVEFGFRLPSALDNRPLSFREWEDLVPSAIFVSATPGEYELRKSGGVVVEQLIRPTGLLDPEVEVRPVRGQVDDLLGEIRRRTERRERVLVTTLTKRMAEDLSEFLAVRGVRVRYMHSDIAAIDRVKILRDLRLGTFDVLVGINLLREGLDLPEVSLVAILDADKEGFLRSDRSLVQTIGRAARNLAGKAILYADKVTDSMRRAMDETARRREVQAEYNREHGIEPRSIVKSVREIRFSTAVADAREAQPAVHEREGSYEELSPEALAEAIEKDMRAAAAALDFETAARLRDELFEIRARIGDGKGTRPPGLPVSAGDSA; encoded by the coding sequence ATGCCCCGCTTCGACCTTCAGCTTCCATTCGAGCCGATGGGCGACCAGCCCACCGCGATTCGCGAGTTGGCCGAGGGCGTGCGCCGCGGCGACGAATGGCAGACACTGCTGGGCGTGACAGGCAGCGGAAAGACGGTGACGCTGGCCGCGATGATCGCCGAGGTCAATCGCCCGACGCTCGTCATGAGCCACAACAAGACGCTCGCCGCTCAGCTGTATGGAGAACTGCGGCAGTTCTTTCCCCGCAATGCCGTCGAGTATTTCATCTCCTACTACGACTATTACCAGCCCGAGGCCTATGTTCCCGCGACGGATACTTTCATAGAGAAAGATGCATCCATCAATGAGGATATAGATCGGCTGCGGCTCCGCGCGACGTCCGCCCTCATGGAAAGGCGGGATGTGATTGTCGTCGCCTCCGTGTCCGCGATCTACGGACTCGGGGATCCCGCGGGGTACCGCGAACTCATGCTCACGTTGCGCGAAGGTCAGGACATCTCCCGTCGGGAGATCCTCTCCGGACTCGTGCAGATCCAGTATTCGCGGAACGATCTCGATTTCGTGCGCGGCACCTTCCGGGTGCGGGGCGACGTGATCGAGATCCTGCCCGCGTACGAAGAGCAGGGCGTCAGGGTCGAGATGTGGGGCGACGCGATCGAACGCATCTCGAAGATCGATCCGATGACCGGCGTCACGATCACGCGCCTCCCGGAAACCTCGATCTTTCCGGCCACGCACTACGCCACACTCGGCCATCGACTGGAGGAGGCCCGGCACGCCATCTACGTGGAGCTGGAGGAACGGCTGCTGCACCTTCGGCAGGATGGCCGGCTCCTCGAGGCGCAACGCCTGGAGCAGCGCACCCGATTCGATCTCGAGATGCTGACGGAGGTGGGGTTCTGTCCCGGGATCGAGAACTACAGCCGGCACCTGGACGGCCGGGCGCCGGGCAGCCGCCCCTACTGTCTCCTCGACTATTTCCCGGAGGACTATGTGGTCGTCGTGGACGAGTCCCACGTGTCGATCCCGCAGATCGGCGGCATGTACGAGGGGGACCGCAGTCGAAAGACGACGCTGGTCGAGTTCGGTTTCCGGCTCCCGTCCGCGCTGGACAACCGGCCGCTGTCGTTCCGGGAATGGGAAGATCTCGTGCCGAGCGCGATCTTCGTCAGCGCGACGCCGGGCGAGTACGAGTTGCGGAAGAGCGGGGGCGTCGTCGTCGAACAGTTGATTCGGCCGACGGGACTGCTGGATCCGGAAGTGGAGGTGCGACCGGTCCGCGGACAGGTGGACGACCTGCTCGGCGAAATCCGCCGCCGGACGGAGCGGCGCGAGCGCGTGCTCGTGACGACGCTGACGAAGCGGATGGCGGAAGATCTGTCGGAGTTCCTCGCGGTGCGGGGCGTGCGGGTGCGCTACATGCACTCGGACATTGCGGCGATCGACCGTGTGAAGATCCTCCGCGATCTGCGGTTGGGGACATTCGATGTCCTCGTCGGGATCAATCTGCTGCGCGAGGGCCTCGACCTGCCGGAGGTCTCCCTCGTCGCGATCCTCGACGCGGACAAGGAGGGTTTCCTTCGTTCGGATCGGTCGCTCGTGCAGACGATCGGGCGCGCGGCTCGGAACCTCGCCGGGAAGGCGATTCTGTACGCGGACAAGGTGACGGATTCGATGCGGCGCGCGATGGATGAGACGGCGCGGCGCCGCGAAGTGCAGGCGGAATACAACCGGGAGCATGGGATCGAGCCGCGCTCGATCGTGAAGTCGGTGCGGGAGATCCGGTTCTCGACCGCGGTGGCCGACGCGCGGGAGGCGCAGCCCGCCGTGCACGAACGGGAAGGCTCGTACGAGGAACTGTCGCCGGAGGCGCTGGCCGAGGCGATCGAAAAGGACATGCGTGCCGCGGCGGCTGCGCTCGACTTCGAAACGGCGGCCCGGCTGCGGGACGAACTGTTCGAGATCCGCGCCCGGATCGGCGACGGGAAGGGGACGCGACCGCCGGGACTGCCGGTCTCCGCGGGGGATTCGGCATGA